The sequence CGATCTGGGGTTCTTCTACGATTCCAACGCCCTGTGGAACAAGCATCTGCCTGCCACACTGAAGATCATCGTGATCAACAACGGGGGAGGGGGCATTTTCCGCTACCTCGAAGGGCCCAGCCAAACCGGACTGCTTGAGGATTTCTTTGAAGCAAGCCACGATACCTCCGCCGAATACATTGCCAAAGCCTTTGGACTCGACTATTTCCACGCTTTTGATGAGGAAGGCCTTACCCGTGAACTCCCTGCATTTTTCCGCCCGGTCAGCAAAGCCTCCATCCTCGAGGTCAAAAGCCCGGCGAAAGAAAGCGCCGCTACGTTGCGGAAATATTTCCGCCACCTGGCAGGCGCCTGAATTCCTGCTTCCAATTCATTGAAGCAATCCGCATTTTTTCCGGCTATTATTTTTACTTTTGGAAAACAAAAAGCGCTTTCCTGTATTTATCTTTGTAAAAAAAACAAGAAAAATGGAATCAAAACGCACCTGGACCCCGATAAAAAAATACAAGGACATCCGCTTTGAGCTGTTCGAGCACATCGCTAAGATCACCATCAACCGCCCTGAAGTGCACAACGCCTTCCGGCCGACCACTACCTTTGAAATGGCCGACGCCCTCGATATCTGCCGCGAACGCCAGGACATCTACACCATTATCCTGACCGGTGAAGGCGACAAGGCCTTTTGCAGCGGTGGCGACCAGCAGGTGAAGGGCCACGGCGGCTATATCGACGAGGAAGGCATTCCTCGCCTGAATGTACTCGACGTGCAGCGCCGCATCCGTTCCATGCCCAAACCCGTCGTCGCGATGGTGAATGGCTGGGCTGTCGGGGGCGGGCATGTGCTCCACGTGATCTGCGACCTGACCATTGCCTCCGACAACGCCCGCTTCGGGCAGGTGGGGCCCAAGGTGGGAAGCTTTGATGCAGGCTTGGGCAGCAGCTACCTGGCCAGCATCGTGGGACAAAAGAAAGCCCGCGAGATCTGGTTCCTCAACCAGTTTTATTCGGCGAAGGAGGCCCTGGAGATGGGCCTCGTCAACAAGGTGGTCCCCTTCGAAAAGCTTGAAGACACCACCGTTGAATGGTGCCAGATCATGCATAAGCGCAGCCCCATGGCCCTACGGATGATCAAGCTGGGTCTCAATGCCGAACTCGATGGGCAAGTGGGCCTCCAGGAGTTTGCGGGCAATGCCACCCTGCTGTATTACCTCACCGAGGAAGCCCAGGAAGGCAAGCACGCTTTCCTCGAAAAACGCGATCCCGATTTTCATAAATATCCCAAATTCCCATAAAGCCTGTTATGGCCAGCATTCATTCCTGGATTAAAGCAGCCCGGCTGCGCACCCTGCCCCTGGCATTGGCAAGTATTGCCATGGGCGGATTGGTGGCGGCCACCCACCCCAGGTTTAACCTGCGCGCAGCCCTGATGGCTGCACTGACTACCCTGCTTCTGCAGATCCTTTCCAACCTCGCCAACGACTATGGCGACTCCTCCTCGGGCATTGACAACGAACACCGCGTGGGGCCCAAACGCACGGTGCAAACTGGCGAGATAAGCCCTAAGGCGATGAAGCAGGCCGTGCTGCTATTGGTTTTCCTTTCCCTGGTAAGTGGCCTTTTATTGATATTCTGGGCGGCCAGCCTGCCCGTGAAAACAACCCTGCTGTTTTTGGTTCTCGGCCTGGCAGCCATCACCGCCGCCATTAAATATACCATTGGCAGGAACCCTTACGGCTATATGGGACTGGGCGATTTCTTCGTGTTCCTGTTCTTTGGCATCATTGGCGTAGGGGGCACCTGGTTTTTGTCCACCAAAGCCTGGGACCCCCTGATCCTGTTGCCGGCATCGGCCATGGGACTGCTCAGCACGGGGGTGCTCAACCTCAACAACATGCGCGACATCGTCAATGACCGGCAAAAAGGGAAAAACACCCTGGTGGTGAAACTTGGGCTCTCAGGGGCCTTTCTCTACCACTGCGTGCTGATCCTGCTGCCCTTTGTGCTGCTGATCCTTTATACCCTGCTCTCGGGTGCCGACAGCCGGGTGTTTCTCTTTCTCATCCTGCTTCCCCTCTTTGTGGTCGACCTGGTCCGTATCCGGCAGTCATTCGGGGGCGCCATGCTCGATCCTTTCCTTCGCAAACTGGCCATCAAGACCTTGCTGATGACAATTTTCTACGGCGTGTTACTAAACCTCAAATGATGCTCAGGGCTTCATTCATTCCCCGTCCACTGGTTTTTAAGCGGCCTGCAGGCACGTCAAGGGGGGTGCTGAGGACCAAGCCCTCCTGGTACCTGATCGTGCAGCACGACGAGGATAACGGCCCCAGGGGCATAGGCGAATGCAGCATCATTCCCGGCTTAAGCCCCGAGGGTCCAGAAACCATTGAAAAGGAACTTCAGACCCTTTGCAAGAATATCAATGAATATCCCCAATGGTTAGCCAAGCGAGGGGCTTTGTTCCCTGCCATCCGCTTTGCCCTGGAGATTGCTGTCAACGACCTTGCCCTTGGCGGGAACAGGGTCTTATTCAGGGACGACTTCACCGCAGGCAAAAAGGGCATCCCCATCAACGGCCTGATCTGGATGGGCGAGCCGGATTTTATGAAACAGCAGATCCGCGAAAAGCTCGATGCCGGATTTTCCTGCATCAAGATCAAAATCGGTGCCATCGATTTCGGTGAAGAGCTGGCCCTGCTGAAAATGATCCGCAGGGAATATGGCCCGGAGACCATCGAGATCCGCGTGGATGCCAACGGTGCCTTTTCGCCCGGCGAAGCCCGTGAAAAGCTCAACCGCCTCTCTGAGTTTCTGTTGCATTCCATTGAGCAGCCCATTCAACAGGGACTAACGGAAACCATGGCCAGCCTTTGCGCCTCCAGTCCCCTGCCCATTGCCCTCGATGAGGAACTGATCGGAATCAGCGATCCCGAGATCCGCAGGCGCCTCCTGGAGACCATCCGCCCGCAGTATATCATCCTGAAGCCCAGCCTGCTGGGCGGACTCAAGGCTACCGCCGAATGGGCCGCACTGGCTGATGAGTTGAACATCGGCTGGTGGGTGACCTCAGCCCTCGAGTCCAACATCGGGCTCAATGCCATTGCCCAGTGGACTTACCAGAACACCACCAATATGCCACAGGGCCTGGGCACCGGACAGCTCTATACCAACAACATCCCTTCGCCACTGGTCATTGAGAAGGGACAACTCTTTCATCACCCTCAGTTGGGCTGGGACCTCAAAGTGCTTGACCATGACTGAGCCGCTGCCAAAATCGCTTACGCTGAACGGCAGGCATTACAATGCTCCAGCCCTCAGGGAACTGGCAGGGCAGGAGACCCCTTTCCACGATCCCCTTTTGGAAAAGCTCAGGGGTTTTCTGAGGGAATGGCTCGATGAAAATACCCAAATAACACTGAAAACCAGCGGCAGCACAGGCCCGCCTAAGCTGATCAGCATTGAAAAGGCCAGAATGATCGCCAGCGCACGGATGACCGGCGATTTCTTTGGCCTGAAACCCGGGATGAAAGCCCTGCTCTGCCTCTCGCCCGATTTCATTGCAGGCAAAATGATGATCGTCAGGGCGATGCTGCTGGGCCTTGACCTGAACACCACCAATGTGGAAGCCAATCCGGTAAAAGAGCTCGATCAGTCCATCCATTTCACCGCCATGGTTCCCCTTCAGGTGGCCAGCATACTCCAGCACAATCCGCATAAATTCAGCCTGATCAGCTCGCTCATCATAGGGGGAGGACCCCTGCCACCCAGCCTGGAAGCGCAACTGCAGGGGGTCAACACCCGCTGCTGGCATACCTATGCGATGACCGAAACCCTGAGCCACGTGGCCCTGCGCCCCATCAACGGACCTCTGCGCAATGAATGGTTCAGCCCGATGGAAGGGGCCAAAATGTCACTCGATGGGCGTGGATGCCTGGTGATCGATGCCCCCGCTTTAGCCCCAGAAAAGGTCATCACCAACGACCTGGCCGAAC is a genomic window of Bacteroides sp. containing:
- the menB gene encoding 1,4-dihydroxy-2-naphthoyl-CoA synthase produces the protein MESKRTWTPIKKYKDIRFELFEHIAKITINRPEVHNAFRPTTTFEMADALDICRERQDIYTIILTGEGDKAFCSGGDQQVKGHGGYIDEEGIPRLNVLDVQRRIRSMPKPVVAMVNGWAVGGGHVLHVICDLTIASDNARFGQVGPKVGSFDAGLGSSYLASIVGQKKAREIWFLNQFYSAKEALEMGLVNKVVPFEKLEDTTVEWCQIMHKRSPMALRMIKLGLNAELDGQVGLQEFAGNATLLYYLTEEAQEGKHAFLEKRDPDFHKYPKFP
- the menA gene encoding 1,4-dihydroxy-2-naphthoate octaprenyltransferase, with the translated sequence MASIHSWIKAARLRTLPLALASIAMGGLVAATHPRFNLRAALMAALTTLLLQILSNLANDYGDSSSGIDNEHRVGPKRTVQTGEISPKAMKQAVLLLVFLSLVSGLLLIFWAASLPVKTTLLFLVLGLAAITAAIKYTIGRNPYGYMGLGDFFVFLFFGIIGVGGTWFLSTKAWDPLILLPASAMGLLSTGVLNLNNMRDIVNDRQKGKNTLVVKLGLSGAFLYHCVLILLPFVLLILYTLLSGADSRVFLFLILLPLFVVDLVRIRQSFGGAMLDPFLRKLAIKTLLMTIFYGVLLNLK
- a CDS encoding o-succinylbenzoate synthase yields the protein MLRASFIPRPLVFKRPAGTSRGVLRTKPSWYLIVQHDEDNGPRGIGECSIIPGLSPEGPETIEKELQTLCKNINEYPQWLAKRGALFPAIRFALEIAVNDLALGGNRVLFRDDFTAGKKGIPINGLIWMGEPDFMKQQIREKLDAGFSCIKIKIGAIDFGEELALLKMIRREYGPETIEIRVDANGAFSPGEAREKLNRLSEFLLHSIEQPIQQGLTETMASLCASSPLPIALDEELIGISDPEIRRRLLETIRPQYIILKPSLLGGLKATAEWAALADELNIGWWVTSALESNIGLNAIAQWTYQNTTNMPQGLGTGQLYTNNIPSPLVIEKGQLFHHPQLGWDLKVLDHD
- a CDS encoding AMP-binding protein; the encoded protein is MTEPLPKSLTLNGRHYNAPALRELAGQETPFHDPLLEKLRGFLREWLDENTQITLKTSGSTGPPKLISIEKARMIASARMTGDFFGLKPGMKALLCLSPDFIAGKMMIVRAMLLGLDLNTTNVEANPVKELDQSIHFTAMVPLQVASILQHNPHKFSLISSLIIGGGPLPPSLEAQLQGVNTRCWHTYAMTETLSHVALRPINGPLRNEWFSPMEGAKMSLDGRGCLVIDAPALAPEKVITNDLAELDGKRFRILGRIDDVIISAGHKLHPALIEQKIGQVLSSPFFLAAEPHPEAGQSLVLYLEGNFKEKDTSALMDQLKALLEAHELPRKIRNIARFKYLESGKIDRLGSISQ